The following nucleotide sequence is from Oncorhynchus clarkii lewisi isolate Uvic-CL-2024 chromosome 6, UVic_Ocla_1.0, whole genome shotgun sequence.
cagctgcagcttacgCTCCTCCTCCCGCAGCGacaccacctacacacacaaacaacttaCATTCCctatctttctctcactccatttCCATGCTGCTTTGAATCATAATGGAGATTTGCTGTGTACACATAGGCTATGCGGCCATGTATTTGAGCAGACACAGTGAAAACCACAACAGTAGAGAAGAGCCAACACAGACAGACCTTGTCAAAGTACTTGCAGAGCAGTGCACGGGTCTCTGAGGCAGACAGGTAGCTGAGTTTGGCCATGAGGTTCATCTCCCACTGGGAGAGCATGCTGGCAGAGGCCCTCAGCTGCCTCTGTCTCTGGGTGATGGCCTCGTTCTTATACTCTATAGCAGCGTCCAGAGCCTCGATGGCCTCGTCCAGCTGGAACACAGACCGCTCCTCCTGGGGACAGAACAAAGAGAACCACAGGGGTTGAAATGGGGGAGgaatacaggcacacacacaatataccaAACTACAGAAACTATACAAATACTATGTATGGAAAGAATCCACAGAGAAGTGTTGGGGCAGTGTTAGAAGCTTCTGTAAGCCTGTAGGGTCTCTGACCTCTGGTGAGAGCAGACTACCCTGCCGTAGTTTGTCATCCAGCTCCACTCTCTGTTTGAGCAGTGTGTCCTTCTCCTGGCGCAGGTTGTTGATCTCCTGGCGGATCTGCTGGGAGTCCTGGGCACTGCTGCTGCGGAGCAGGCCATTCCTCTCACTCAGCTCCCGCTCCAGAGACTCGATACGGCCAGACAATGTCACCAGGTCCTCACTGAGGGCCTACGGGGAGAGAAGAGATACACTACCGTTGAAGGAAAGACACTACTCGGCCGTACTAGATTTATGAATGATTTATCAAATAGAAGTACAGAAAATCATTAAATTGACAGTGAAATTAACTTGGCAAACCACTATACCTGTAGGGCCACTGAGTGTGTGGGGCCTGTTtaatgtgtgtgtacctgactgGAGCGGAGTCTCTTGGTCTCCAGGCCACTGCGTTCCTGCAGCAGGGCCTCCTTCTTGGCTAGGATCTGTTCCCTCTTAGTCAGCTCTCCCTCCAGGTCCTCCAGTCCTTTCCTCTGCTCCAGAACACTTTCCATCTCCTCATCCAGCCAGCGCTTCTGCTCCTCAATCTTCTGCACCCACGGGAACACATGCAGACACATTTCATTTGGATCCACAATGAAACACGGTAGTACAGTACAAAGGAACTCAATATTTCAGAAGTAACACACATTGCCCACAAAGGGGCACACACAGCAAATGTAGACACACCCCACATCTGAAGAACATTCAATAACAAGACAAGCCATTTTGCTCATTGGAAGCTCAGAAAAGAACAATTAAACACTTGTAAATCTATAACTGACAGGCAGCTGagaatttttgttgttgattgcCCATCATTCAGTGTATTGATCTATATCGCACCCATCTCCATCACACAGACTGCCAGGTCTCTTACTCTCTTCATTAAAAAGACCATGCTAAGAGATCCACTAAAACAGGCTTTCTCACAGAGTTCAGTATGGTGGCCGCGTATCACACTGGTCcagtgtgagtgtcagtgtgagaTCTGGGCCTGTCCAGGCACACCAGTTAATGACTTGAGACTCTCTCCACTCAATGTGTACTATGAGTGTGAGATATAAGACACACAGGGGAAACTCAGCTGCATATAGTTGCTGGGGGATACGAGGCATTTTTCATCTTTCActtttaacaatggaaataaagcCTTTGGATGTTGAAACATGCCTTTTGGCTAAATATGTAGCCAGCTGATCTCCTGGCCAGGCTAGTGTTTTGTTGTTTTATGTCCTTGGCTCAAATATAGAGGAAACTGTGTAAAACCACATAAAATACGTGAAAAGGCTGTAGAATTACTCTATAAATGGTGTAGAACTACTGCATAGAGGTGAATGAACATGGTTTGTATGTAACATCTATATAAATGCTTCTGAGATTCTATGCCTATTGTATAACTGGTGTATAAATACTTCAACTGTTTATATGTGCTATATAAATGTTTCATAAGCATTGTAGAAGACCCATGTCACACCAGTTGCTCCTCCAGTGATATGACAGAGCCGTTGCTGCCGCTGCGTCTCTGTCTCTGGAAGGCAGCAATCTCCTCCGTCTTTATCCTCAGGATCTTCTGCTGCTGTTCATTCTTTATCTCCAActcctggggagggagggagggaaagaaggagtaTTCAGTAAAAACAGGGATACCAAGGTAGGCAGGCATCATATTTTATGATTCTGTCCACAGAATCGGCCCCAGTGGAGTGTATGGAATACACTCTGAATGCAAATTAGTCATGTGTTGATGCCATGTGATCACTGGAGACTTTTGATGTGACAAATGCCAATCTGTAAAAACCACAGCATTGTCCTGCTCCACTCTGTTTCTTAGCAGGTATTCTACATTCTCCAGGGCTGAACCTTGACTCGGTGCGTGCGTCGCTGCATCTCTGTCTCCAGGCGTCGTTTCTGTTGGCTCTCGTGTCGCAGACGTCTctgcagctgctcctgctgctgcctcaTGCCCTGCACGCTGCGCTCCAGCTCCGAAACACGCCGCTCGCTCTGCGCAGACAGCAAGGCCAGCCGTGCAGTGTCCCTCTGACGCTGGCTCAGGACctaacgcgcacacacacacacacacacacacatatatatatatgaacaaACCGACACAGGCAAATACAAACATCCACTATGAGCAGACAATCTAACTGATGTTACGAGTGTACAGTATGCATTAGTGTAGGAGTCTGACTCAGACAGACCGACCTGTACTTTGTTCTGTGCTGCAGCTATCTTCCTGCGACACTCCTGGGCCCTGGTCCTGTCAGTGACACCGCTGGTCTCCTTCTCATGTTTCTCCAGGTCCTGAAGCTGTCTCTGGGCCTCCTGGACCTCCTGCCTGGCCTGCTCAGCTTCCCCCTCCAGGGCAGAGATCTTACGGGTGTACTGCCTGTTCAGAGCCTGGGCGTCCTTACCTACAGTAACACACGATAACATCTGTCCCACCACTCCATGGTACATTACGTATTGTTTATGGGGCGAAAACAGGCATGTGATTGCCATCATATAGAAAGCCAGGAAGGAATGGTCTTAGGTATGTACCTGTCTTGACCAGTTCTCTGATGAGCTCCTCCTTCATGCGGATGGTGACAGACAGCTCTCTGATTTTCTGCTGGGCCTGTAGCAGGCCCCACTCTGACCCCAGCCCCACTGAGCTCTCCCCTACACTGGAGTTGGCTGCACAGAGAGAAGGGGACGCAAACACATGTTACTGCTTCCACAGTCATAACTTAACTTTGAATTAGTTCATTTAGAATTTTATTAGGCCTCGTCCTGCTGTGGGACTCACATGGTCGCCTGGTGGAGAATTGTTCAGAGGGAGGCAGCCTAGGCAGCTGAGACAGGAGACCTCTCCCTCCAGCTGCTGATCCACCCATGATATCTCTCTTAGTCCAAGTCAGATTCACGTGTCtaagagatacatacagtagccATCAATAACCTAGACAGTCAATGATGCTTGGGCATTCTATAATCTGCCTGATCTCACTCAGTTTTAAATAAAGATGTGATATTCTCTCCATACTTCCGTCTGTCATGGCTCATGTTGACGTAAgtgtcctcctcctcagagtctttcacctctccccctcccaggTCCTCGTGGTCATGAGAAGATTGACCATAACCACACTGGATCTGGTCACCAAACGAGCTGCTCTCCACACAGCCCAGTGGACCAACCTACAGCCAACACAGTCACACTCATAGCACACAGCGACATACACTGTGGAACACACTACTGATTAATGTTGAGACTAGAACTTCATGCCAGTTTTCAATCCACTACTAAAAGGTGCTGATCAGTCAGTTACCTGTCTGTTGGTGAGTCCATTGTGGGAGTGGCGCATGGAGCCCTGGGGGGCGGTGTGGGGGCGTGGTGTCAGGAGTAATCCTAGCCCCGGTACACCTGGCCTTGAGAGCAGACACTGCAGCTCCACTATCACATCCTGCTGCTCCTGCAGCTTATCACtctaggggagggggagagaatatAACATTGAAACAATGAACAATGTTGATCATCTCTCAAGATGGAAATTATTATCGACAGAGACTAGTACTGAAATATAGGAGGCAAGTGAGGACAGACTAAGAAATGAGACAAAATGTATTTGCTTTTATTCTTTGATgattaggtttcttcctaggttctggcctttctagtgagtttttcctagccaccgtgcttctacacctgcattgcttgctgtttggggttttaggctgggtttctgtacagcactttctgACATCAGCTGAGaaaagaagggctttataaattgatttgatgaTTACAGTGCTGTCATGTTGAAAACCAAAATGCCAGTAAGAAGTCAAAATGCTGTGTAGTTCTGACCTGCTGTTTGTACTGCTCCATGGCATCCTCCAGAGCAGCCAGGaagtctgtgttctctctctccagctgctgGACCTGGCCCTGGAGCTGAGccacactctcctccctctcacggCCCaactcctctccaccactctctgccTCCTGTGGGGTTCAATGACAGATACATTATGAGTCACAGAGCACAACAACACTTCCTGGATTGTTCGGTGAGATGATTGATGCTTTACCACCATAACTCCATCAGGTTGTTTGAATGTTTTAGGATAGGATGAACTTGGGCTGGGCGACATGGCCAAAATATCACATGACAATATTTTTCTCATTTTTGACAGCATGGTGGTATTTGACAGTATTTTATGTTTCTGAAAAATAAACATTCTAAATATGTTTTATGAGCAGTGAAACCTCTTTCTTCATATCTTCCTCTCGGAACCTTCTCTGTGTGTGCCGGGTATCATTTATCCACGAGAAAATACTTTCGACCACTAGCGTTGGGTGCACTAGTGGATATCCGACGGATGAATGTGGACCAAAGTACTTAAAAGTATGCCACCATGTGCATACATATGAAAATGTTACCCATTACTCTGGCAACAACTTTACTTTGGTGAGTTACAACAACAAATTCATTTTAAGTGGTTTTACTGGGCTTCTGCCATTCTGACTGCTTTAAACTCAAATCAAACTAGTTAAAAACTGACCGTGAAGTAGTCCACTTTATAGAACTGTTAACTTAGCACTGTATCAACATATCGCTATAAACAGCATTGTAAAAACCCATAGCAGTATACATCTGCTAGTGTTTACTGAATGACATAGCTTCATCCAAACATTCCCACACCTTTCCTGCAACTCTCAAGTATCTCTGCTGGAGGGTAATGGATTGGAAGATGAAAGGTTAACGTTTCAGTAAGTGAATACATTGCAATATGTTATTTACGTATTCATTTTTTCCTGCTTTATGTATGCATAAGAGATAACTAATTTGtgtgtaacaacaacaaaaacgtttTAGCTAAAACCCATAGCAGTCCATACCGGTATACCTCAAAATACGATATATTACCCAGCCCTAGGAGGAACCTCTTTTTGATAAGATAAAATATTTTGTTAAGCCTTTTCTTTGAATAAATTGGAGCTTTATGAATATGTAGTGAGCGATGTAGTGATTGTTAATGTGTGTATGACCTGGTTCTTGACAGCAGCCCTCCCCCTCCTCAGAGCGGAGGTGTCTTCGGTAGAGCTGCTCTCGATGCCGCTGTCAGGTCCTGAGGCAGTGGTCAGGCCGCTGCGTTCTTCCTCCACAGAACACAGCCAGTCCTTCACCCTCAGGACTTGCTCCGCAGACAGTGTCCCCTCACCCTTCAGCTCACACAGCAACCTGGGGATGGGTACACAGACTTACATATTCAGACAACTACTCCTGAGCTCATTAGCCAaacaacacccacacacatctGTCCTCACAATAAAGTGCACTTTGTTTATGAAACTGATTATATTACATCTAGTCGACTACTTAACTTATTGCCAATGATTATTAAGAAAAATAAAGCAGTTTCATCTCACCTGTATGCAGTGTCAGTGCAGGTCCTGTAGTGGGCACTCTGGGCTTGCAGTCTGATGATTTCTCCCTCTCCTGGGCGCGACCGCTTGTCTGGGTCCAAGCGGGCGATGATACGGGTCTCTGAGCGTTGACGGTTCTCTAGGGCCCTGCGGAGCGCCCGGATCTGCTGCTCCAGCCCCTCCACACGGTCCGACTCTCCTCTGCAGTTCACCGTAGCCCGGTTCTGGATGTTGCGGGCCCGCTTGGCGTAGTTCAGTGTGTTCAGGCTCTCGTCAAAGTCCGCAGAGGAGGGGCTGATGCATGCAATCATTAGTGTTTTGGCGTTTCCTCCCAGAGAATCTTTCAAGATCCTGCATACAGATTTTAAATGTCATAAGTAAATCGGGGGAAAATAATTTGCAAAATAAAAGAAGGAGGAAAGCAATATATCCTGCACACCCTTTTATGAGTCCCCAAATGTTAGAGGACTACATACCTGGTGATTTTGGAGTCCCTGTATGGTATATGGGTGCCTCTCCTCTTGGGGTCTCCCAGGGCTCCTATGACATTCCCCAGGGCCAGTAGGCCACTGTTGATCTGGATGCTCTCCTTCAGCCTCTCCCCTGTGTTCCCTGTGCGGAGGATCCTCTCCGACCCTGCCAGGTCCACAAAGTGGAACTTAGAGGAGAGGATGTGAGGCCCGGTGCCCGTGGTGGGGTTACCATGGGCCTGGGAGCCGCCGCGGCGCTGGTCCATGTGCACGCTGAAGATGGTGTGTGAGCGGCTGGAGTGGGGATTCATCTGGGTGACGcctgtgtgtctggctgtgttgcCAGACTCCAGCAGGCTCAGCACCTCGTCCAGCCCCTCCACCTCACACTCCTTCACCCCGCACAGCACTGCAGGGAAGCGCACAAACATGAGCACAGACAGAGCCATGAATAACTAACACACACGACTTTGACTACTCCCTACCCTCATGTTGAAATTTAAGATCccagacaacacagagagatgcttgtttgTGATAAATATTTgttataaaaacaaaacaaaaaatccaTACCAATGTTGCCCTTGTCATCCTCTCTGATGTGGATGTCCTTGCTGGATGTCTCCACCTCCAGCAGGTCCCTGAAGTCCTCCTTGTACACCTCCAGGTATGACACTCGGACAGAGAAGTCACTGAGGTCATTCTCATCTAGCAGCTTGAAGACCTCAGCCACAGCCCTGGGGACGATGCCCTGCTCCTCATCCCTAAAGGaagctacacacagacactgggtTCATATACCCTGTATGGTATAGCCTAGTAACCTCTGAAGATAATTAAATATGTACGTATATAAAACCATTGCCTGCAGCTTTGCACTGTTTTCATTGA
It contains:
- the LOC139411514 gene encoding kinesin-like protein kif7 produces the protein MSPKVPGHGRSEDMAVQVAVRVRPLLPKELLHRHESCMTADPEQRRVTLGHDRHFHCDFLFEENSCQEEVYAVCVQPLIEAFFQGFNTTVFTYGQTGSGKTYTIGEANISSFRDEEQGIVPRAVAEVFKLLDENDLSDFSVRVSYLEVYKEDFRDLLEVETSSKDIHIREDDKGNIVLCGVKECEVEGLDEVLSLLESGNTARHTGVTQMNPHSSRSHTIFSVHMDQRRGGSQAHGNPTTGTGPHILSSKFHFVDLAGSERILRTGNTGERLKESIQINSGLLALGNVIGALGDPKRRGTHIPYRDSKITRILKDSLGGNAKTLMIACISPSSADFDESLNTLNYAKRARNIQNRATVNCRGESDRVEGLEQQIRALRRALENRQRSETRIIARLDPDKRSRPGEGEIIRLQAQSAHYRTCTDTAYRLLCELKGEGTLSAEQVLRVKDWLCSVEEERSGLTTASGPDSGIESSSTEDTSALRRGRAAVKNQEAESGGEELGREREESVAQLQGQVQQLERENTDFLAALEDAMEQYKQQSDKLQEQQDVIVELQCLLSRPGVPGLGLLLTPRPHTAPQGSMRHSHNGLTNRQVGPLGCVESSSFGDQIQCGYGQSSHDHEDLGGGEVKDSEEEDTYVNMSHDRRKHVNLTWTKRDIMGGSAAGGRGLLSQLPRLPPSEQFSTRRPSNSSVGESSVGLGSEWGLLQAQQKIRELSVTIRMKEELIRELVKTGKDAQALNRQYTRKISALEGEAEQARQEVQEAQRQLQDLEKHEKETSGVTDRTRAQECRRKIAAAQNKVQVLSQRQRDTARLALLSAQSERRVSELERSVQGMRQQQEQLQRRLRHESQQKRRLETEMQRRTHRVKELEIKNEQQQKILRIKTEEIAAFQRQRRSGSNGSVISLEEQLKIEEQKRWLDEEMESVLEQRKGLEDLEGELTKREQILAKKEALLQERSGLETKRLRSSQALSEDLVTLSGRIESLERELSERNGLLRSSSAQDSQQIRQEINNLRQEKDTLLKQRVELDDKLRQGSLLSPEEERSVFQLDEAIEALDAAIEYKNEAITQRQRQLRASASMLSQWEMNLMAKLSYLSASETRALLCKYFDKVVSLREEERKLQLALADLEMRREEQLQLVQWLENALDRTQLDTDRRLTQQQKEHERSVQLLLQQCREQMDEGLAGRQRQYEGWIHNLSKELNHYKTANLELSNRFRELCGNTSQPMEQGKVPVFEGRIGSGSVERLSRGPDDSRRGGPGEPERPTRSREEIRELVNAPLPATWRRSSLPTEDPCGMEELQQQVAMETPVNRVVQTGTGPWSGTTSLPFAKSLRESRRSSLNTGPLISNNSRIDVRKNPI